One genomic window of Punica granatum isolate Tunisia-2019 chromosome 1, ASM765513v2, whole genome shotgun sequence includes the following:
- the LOC116193082 gene encoding osmotin-like protein TPM-1, translating to MEIMSDLTPPKSLLLLLLFLVGFLTSTNATTFTVRNNCPYTVWAAASPGGGRRLDRGQTWTLNPPRGTSMARIWGRTNCKFDASGKGHCQSGDCGGVLQCKGWGVPPNTLAEYALNQFGNLDFFDISLVDGFNIPMSFSPTKSPSGKCRPIACTANIKGQCPNQLKAQGGCNNPCTVFKTDQYCCTKGKCGPTTLSKFFKDRCPDAYSYPQDDPTSTFTCPSGSTDYRVVFCPKGSAHNFPLKMFGSESNSE from the coding sequence ATGGAGATAATGAGTGACCTGACCCCTCCCAagtctctcctcctcctcctcctcttcctcgtcGGATTCCTTACATCGACCAATGCCACCACCTTTACCGTCCGCAACAACTGCCCTTACACCGTGTGGGCAGCCGCCTCTCCTGGGGGCGGCCGCCGCCTTGACCGAGGCCAGACTTGGACCCTGAACCCACCACGTGGGACCTCCATGGCCCGGATATGGGGCCGAACCAACTGCAAGTTCGACGCCTCAGGCAAGGGCCATTGCCAGAGCGGAGACTGTGGTGGGGTCCTCCAGTGCAAAGGATGGGGTGTGCCACCGAACACGCTGGCGGAGTATGCGCTCAACCAGTTCGGTAACCTTGACTTCTTCGACATATCCCTAGTCGACGGGTTCAACATCCCCATGTCGTTCAGCCCGACTAAAAGCCCGTCCGGCAAGTGTAGGCCGATCGCATGCACGGCGAATATCAAAGGCCAGTGCCCTAACCAGCTAAAGGCCCAAGGTGGATGTAACAACCCGTGTACGGTTTTTAAGACGGACCAATACTGTTGCACAAAGGGAAAGTGTGGACCGACGACCTTGTCCAAGTTCTTCAAGGATAGATGCCCCGACGCGTACAGCTACCCTCAGGACGACCCCACGAGCACGTTCACCTGTCCCAGCGGGTCGACAGATTACCGGGTCGTGTTCTGCCCCAAAGGGTCTGCTCATAATTTCCCTTTGAAGATGTTTGGAAGCGAAAGCAACTCGGAGTAA